Proteins found in one Mycoplasmopsis bovigenitalium genomic segment:
- a CDS encoding PQ-loop domain-containing transporter — protein MWEQKILDIYTLKADSPISGWIAWVFATISIILTVSIGVPQLVYLLKNKDTGEGVNFYSFWIVLVGAIGWMLIGSWDVAEVKMAASAIANMLSLLLFIFTIFFTYKYARNEAKRKQAWIALTVAVVAVALSSALAIYGLVGKDANGNQLRMWPQLHAVCVVVFPMLTTFSFFPSVIKSLEQKRFMGMSKGMLFTLVSINITWIIYRINLGINNGEFTAGLITTMVWQFVSLSIYLSQVYLLIRQYVINKREKRIITKNANE, from the coding sequence ATGTGAGAACAAAAAATATTAGACATATATACTTTAAAAGCTGATAGTCCCATTTCTGGGTGAATAGCTTGAGTATTTGCAACAATTTCAATTATTTTAACTGTAAGTATTGGCGTGCCTCAACTAGTTTACTTACTTAAAAATAAAGACACAGGAGAGGGCGTCAACTTCTACTCATTTTGAATAGTTTTAGTAGGAGCTATTGGTTGAATGCTAATAGGCTCGTGAGACGTTGCGGAAGTTAAAATGGCAGCGTCAGCAATTGCCAATATGTTGTCATTGCTGTTATTTATATTTACAATATTCTTCACTTATAAATATGCAAGAAACGAAGCAAAAAGAAAACAAGCTTGAATCGCGTTAACTGTTGCTGTTGTGGCAGTGGCTTTATCAAGTGCTCTAGCTATTTATGGTTTAGTTGGCAAAGATGCAAATGGAAACCAACTAAGAATGTGACCACAATTGCACGCTGTTTGTGTTGTTGTCTTCCCTATGCTTACAACATTCAGTTTCTTCCCTTCTGTTATTAAATCTCTTGAACAAAAACGTTTTATGGGTATGTCAAAAGGAATGCTTTTTACACTTGTATCAATAAACATAACTTGAATAATATATAGAATTAACCTAGGAATTAATAATGGTGAATTCACAGCCGGTTTAATTACAACAATGGTGTGACAATTTGTTTCATTATCTATTTACCTATCACAAGTTTATTTATTAATTAGACAATACGTAATTAACAAACGCGAAAAAAGAATCATAACAAAAAATGCTAACGAATAA
- a CDS encoding glycosyltransferase family 2 protein — MFKKYTKVLNTKITQDDKVLLVYCCCDDIVEASLEKCFKQNYRNFDVVILDDSRKEEEKIKVDNFAKKHNIKVVRRPNREGFKAGNINNYLNSDECKQLKYDYFVILDSDEIIPKNFIESSLKYFYTYDNVGVVQANHISTKNKNFFMNLFHIGVNSHWPVYQSMKHYFGFSTMLGHGAMIKAECFYKLDSGFPHLVAEDICISIELRSLGYYVAFAPEIICEEEYPVDYVAFKKRHSKWTQGNVEFIKKYTKKIFMSKMKWFEKLDIVLFTFNLPLTALFSLYIIINIVAAPFIGLNLTKIYPVWFLIPTVLFFLAPTLNDIIYWIFRMNIFKFILYLFSTVVLYGSMLTISLLTSFLVLVGKKAKFVVTPKKTSKYKFFDIFRYQWKELLFAVAISAISYIFLKSVLPVILIVLTAILPIFLIFFSNIKIKNYMQKDQKTAKISINKMNNVFKKTCNVDLNLLSEYETQNFGQPVE, encoded by the coding sequence ATGTTTAAGAAGTATACAAAAGTCTTAAATACTAAAATTACACAAGATGATAAAGTTTTATTAGTTTATTGTTGTTGTGACGATATTGTTGAGGCGTCACTAGAAAAATGCTTCAAACAAAATTACAGAAATTTCGATGTGGTTATATTAGATGATTCGAGAAAAGAAGAAGAAAAAATAAAAGTTGATAATTTTGCTAAAAAACACAACATAAAAGTTGTGAGAAGACCGAATAGGGAAGGGTTTAAGGCAGGTAATATAAATAACTACTTAAACTCGGATGAATGTAAACAACTAAAATATGATTATTTTGTAATATTAGACTCGGATGAAATTATTCCTAAAAATTTCATCGAATCGTCATTAAAATACTTTTATACATATGATAATGTGGGTGTAGTTCAAGCTAACCACATTTCAACCAAAAATAAAAATTTCTTTATGAACTTATTCCATATTGGAGTTAATTCTCACTGACCGGTGTATCAATCAATGAAGCATTATTTCGGTTTTTCAACAATGTTAGGACATGGAGCAATGATAAAAGCTGAATGCTTTTATAAATTAGATAGTGGATTTCCACACCTTGTTGCCGAAGATATATGTATAAGTATTGAATTAAGAAGTTTGGGCTATTATGTAGCATTCGCTCCAGAAATTATATGCGAAGAGGAATATCCCGTTGATTATGTAGCATTTAAAAAGCGACACTCTAAATGAACCCAGGGCAATGTTGAGTTTATAAAAAAATATACTAAAAAAATATTCATGTCTAAAATGAAGTGGTTCGAAAAATTAGATATTGTTTTATTTACCTTCAATTTACCTTTAACCGCATTATTCTCTCTCTATATAATAATAAATATAGTTGCAGCACCTTTTATAGGTTTAAATCTTACTAAGATATATCCGGTTTGATTCTTAATTCCTACTGTACTATTTTTTTTAGCGCCTACACTAAATGATATTATTTATTGAATTTTTAGAATGAACATATTTAAATTTATACTATATTTATTTTCAACAGTTGTTTTGTATGGGTCTATGTTAACGATTTCACTTTTAACAAGTTTTTTAGTTTTGGTAGGTAAAAAAGCAAAATTTGTGGTTACGCCAAAAAAAACTAGCAAATATAAGTTTTTTGATATATTCAGATATCAATGGAAAGAATTGTTGTTTGCTGTAGCAATATCTGCAATAAGTTATATTTTTCTAAAAAGCGTGTTGCCGGTAATACTAATTGTACTAACAGCAATTCTGCCCATATTTCTAATCTTTTTTAGTAATATAAAAATCAAGAATTATATGCAAAAAGACCAAAAAACAGCAAAAATTTCAATCAATAAAATGAATAATGTTTTCAAAAAGACTTGTAATGTTGATTTAAATTTATTGAGTGAATACGAAACACAAAATTTCGGGCAACCTGTTGAATAA
- a CDS encoding RNA-binding S4 domain-containing protein produces MNNVVLIDGNSITLGQFLKLTKIISTGGQAKFFIETNNIKINNNVVNGRNTKIFSGDVVWINNKAYFVKN; encoded by the coding sequence ATGAATAATGTGGTTTTAATAGATGGTAATTCAATTACATTAGGTCAGTTTTTAAAATTAACTAAAATCATTTCCACAGGTGGGCAAGCAAAATTTTTTATAGAAACAAATAATATTAAAATTAATAACAATGTCGTGAATGGGAGAAATACTAAAATTTTTTCAGGCGATGTTGTTTGAATAAACAATAAAGCATATTTTGTTAAAAATTAA
- a CDS encoding DNA polymerase III subunit beta, producing the protein MKFQINKKIFDEVLEIVSKYSDAISTFYGFRCVLIEVTDEKIILKTSNDSINIIKKIDVDDINVKVESTGKFLIQTNVIKPIIKKLSGNIDISTDNNQLLTISQGTSNYQVSLVNENSFPAFDNIINVKEIKINASKLKKAIKSVIHAASLDNNLIYKCINIRNKNDSLHFTTTDSYRLALYQLKHNGLITENVDISVVAKDLSSLIPIDAPEEITLFYNDIKVGIKYENTVITSRVVTIPFKDTEPLFENLNIKHSIQIEKTELNDLLNRVWLANGDKQNRLSFAVKEGSLKITNNVVEVGLFVATTDKFKYSGDLIEFDLNYNFLKDAISIFDGEISILVDERVAKFLIISHSDTGSKQLITPLRR; encoded by the coding sequence ATGAAATTTCAAATAAATAAAAAAATATTTGATGAAGTTTTAGAAATTGTCTCAAAGTACTCTGATGCTATTAGTACATTTTATGGTTTCAGATGTGTTTTAATTGAAGTCACTGACGAAAAAATAATTCTTAAAACTTCAAATGATTCAATAAATATAATTAAAAAAATAGACGTTGATGATATTAACGTAAAAGTTGAATCAACAGGAAAATTTTTAATACAAACTAATGTTATTAAACCTATTATTAAAAAACTGTCGGGAAATATTGATATCTCAACAGATAATAATCAATTATTAACCATTTCTCAGGGAACTTCAAACTATCAAGTATCTTTAGTTAATGAAAATAGTTTTCCAGCTTTTGACAATATAATAAATGTCAAGGAAATAAAAATTAATGCATCTAAGCTTAAAAAGGCAATTAAAAGCGTTATACATGCGGCAAGTTTAGACAATAATTTAATTTACAAGTGTATTAATATAAGAAATAAAAACGACTCACTACACTTCACGACAACCGATTCATACAGACTTGCACTTTATCAATTAAAACACAATGGATTAATAACAGAAAATGTTGATATATCAGTTGTTGCTAAAGATTTAAGTTCGCTAATACCAATAGATGCCCCCGAAGAAATTACACTATTCTACAACGATATAAAAGTAGGTATTAAATATGAAAATACAGTTATAACTTCAAGGGTGGTCACAATTCCTTTTAAAGACACTGAACCATTATTTGAAAATTTAAATATTAAACATAGTATTCAAATTGAAAAAACTGAGTTAAATGATTTATTAAATAGAGTTTGATTAGCAAACGGCGATAAACAAAACAGACTTTCTTTTGCGGTTAAAGAAGGCAGCTTAAAAATCACTAATAATGTTGTAGAGGTAGGCTTATTTGTTGCAACTACAGATAAATTTAAATACTCAGGGGATTTAATAGAATTTGATTTAAATTATAATTTTTTAAAAGATGCTATATCAATTTTTGATGGAGAAATTTCAATTCTTGTTGACGAAAGAGTTGCTAAATTTTTAATTATTTCTCACTCAGACACCGGTTCAAAACAATTGATAACCCCTTTAAGGAGATAA